One genomic region from Nymphaea colorata isolate Beijing-Zhang1983 chromosome 10, ASM883128v2, whole genome shotgun sequence encodes:
- the LOC116263030 gene encoding uncharacterized protein LOC116263030, producing MMMASSKYSDSLVVVGISVCTAFLCEGISWLLIYRTSSYKSLRSSIDKAAKKLEIMKNTSSSASSSASSASTSSLAKRSKTKKIDRVETSLKESSRDLSLSKFKSGAVVAVVLFIVFGLLNSLFEGKPVAKLPFSPVGFLQKMSHRGLAGDDPTDCSMAFLYFLCSISIRTNLQKFLGFAPPRGAANTGLFPMPDPKSN from the coding sequence atgatgaTGGCGAGTTCCAAATACTCAGATAGCTTGGTGGTGGTGGGCATCTCCGTGTGTACGGCATTCCTCTGCGAGGGCATCTCTTGGCTCCTCATTTACCGCACCTCCTCCTACAAATCGCTCCGCTCTTCCATCGACAAGGCTGCCAAGAAGCTCGAGATCATGAAGAACACCTCCTCCTCGGCCTCTTCATCGGCCTCGTCTGCTTCCACCTCTTCCCTCGCCAAGCGATCCAAGACCAAGAAGATCGACCGCGTTGAGACCAGCCTTAAGGAATCGAGCCGCGACCTCTCCCTCTCCAAGTTCAAGTCTGGCGCCGTTGTGGCCGTCGTCCTGTTTATCGTCTTCGGTCTCCTCAATTCCCTCTTCGAGGGGAAGCCCGTCGCGAAGCTTCCGTTTTCCCCCGTGGGCTTTCTCCAGAAGATGAGTCACCGGGGTCTGGCGGGCGACGACCCCACCGATTGCTCCATGGCGTTCCTTTACTTCCTCTGCTCCATCAGCATCCGCACCAACCTGCAGAAGTTCCTGGGGTTTGCTCCCCCGCGGGGAGCTGCGAATACGGGCTTGTTCCCGATGCCGGATCCGAAGAGCAATTGA